From a single Streptomyces sp. NBC_00377 genomic region:
- a CDS encoding PHP domain-containing protein, which yields MRIDLHCHSTASDGTDTPAELVRNAGAAGLDVVALTDHDTTRGHAEAVAALPSGLTLVTGAELSCRVDGVSMHMLAYLFDPEEPALLAERELVRDDRVPRARAMVARLNELGVPVTWERVARIAGEGSVGRPHVATALVELGVVPTVNDAFTGDWLADGGRAHVAKHETDPFEAIRLVKGAGGVTVFAHPGASKRGRTVPESTIAELAAAGLDGIEVDHMDHDADTRARLRGLAADLGLLVTGSSDYHGSRKTCVLGEYTTDPEVYGEITRRATGAFPVPGTGGA from the coding sequence GTGCGCATCGATCTGCACTGCCACTCCACGGCCTCCGACGGGACGGACACCCCGGCCGAGCTGGTCCGCAACGCGGGTGCCGCCGGTCTGGACGTCGTCGCGCTGACCGATCACGACACGACCCGCGGACATGCCGAGGCCGTCGCCGCGCTGCCGTCCGGGCTCACGCTCGTGACCGGTGCCGAGCTGTCCTGTCGTGTCGACGGCGTCAGCATGCACATGCTGGCCTACCTGTTCGACCCCGAGGAGCCCGCCCTGCTCGCCGAGCGTGAGCTGGTGCGCGACGACCGGGTGCCGCGGGCGCGGGCCATGGTCGCCCGGCTGAACGAGCTGGGCGTGCCCGTCACCTGGGAGCGGGTCGCGCGCATCGCGGGCGAGGGGTCCGTCGGGCGACCGCACGTCGCCACCGCCCTGGTCGAGCTCGGCGTCGTACCGACCGTGAACGACGCCTTCACCGGAGACTGGCTGGCCGACGGCGGCCGGGCCCACGTAGCGAAGCACGAGACTGACCCCTTCGAGGCGATCCGCCTGGTCAAGGGCGCGGGCGGGGTCACCGTCTTCGCGCACCCGGGCGCGAGCAAGCGCGGTCGTACGGTGCCGGAGTCCACGATCGCCGAGCTGGCCGCCGCCGGCCTCGACGGTATCGAGGTCGACCACATGGACCACGACGCGGACACGCGCGCACGACTGCGCGGGCTGGCCGCCGATCTGGGGCTGCTGGTCACCGGCTCGTCGGACTACCACGGCAGCCGCAAGACCTGCGTGCTCGGCGAGTACACGACCGACCCCGAGGTGTACGGGGAGATCACCCGGCGGGCGACCGGGGCGTTCCCGGTGCCGGGGACCGGCGGAGCCTGA
- a CDS encoding DUF6758 family protein has translation MRGEPSCPKCGGRVRAPGLFADSWQCDAHGTVYPLQPVIPPSVEALSVVVHRTQVPVWMPWPLPVGWLFTGVTYAGDDRSGGRATAVACTGPGPLGGMGELILVAEELGVGLGARYAGVDGPDPGPYMSVEKPPQAKVLAAGRPTPLWHVSATPDDRAVFAGEARGLWLWAVVWPEQSGLLMYDELVLTDLRDAGAEVELVPCGALSPRLLKP, from the coding sequence ATGAGGGGCGAACCCAGTTGCCCGAAGTGTGGTGGCCGGGTCAGGGCTCCCGGACTCTTCGCCGATTCCTGGCAGTGCGACGCGCACGGGACGGTGTATCCGCTTCAGCCCGTGATCCCGCCCAGCGTCGAGGCCCTCAGCGTCGTCGTGCACCGCACCCAGGTACCGGTGTGGATGCCGTGGCCGCTGCCGGTCGGCTGGCTCTTCACGGGCGTGACGTACGCGGGGGACGACCGCAGCGGGGGCCGTGCCACCGCCGTGGCCTGCACCGGGCCCGGCCCGCTCGGCGGCATGGGCGAGCTGATCCTCGTGGCCGAGGAACTGGGCGTCGGACTCGGTGCGCGGTACGCCGGTGTCGACGGCCCGGATCCCGGCCCGTACATGAGCGTCGAGAAACCGCCGCAGGCCAAGGTCCTCGCCGCCGGCCGCCCGACTCCGCTGTGGCATGTGTCCGCCACCCCGGACGACCGGGCCGTCTTCGCGGGCGAGGCGCGAGGGCTGTGGCTGTGGGCTGTGGTGTGGCCCGAGCAGTCCGGACTGCTGATGTACGACGAGCTGGTGCTCACGGATCTGCGCGACGCCGGGGCCGAGGTGGAACTGGTGCCGTGCGGGGCGCTGTCGCCTCGGCTGCTGAAGCCTTAG
- a CDS encoding MFS transporter encodes MDTFDAGAGSILRQPKAVWATAGASVVAFMGIGLVDPILPSIAQGLDATAGQVSLLFTSYFLITAFAMLVTGFVSSRIGGRRTLLLGLAVVVVFAGLSGTSGSVGELVGFRAGWGLGNALFVSTALAVIVGAAAGGSAAAILLYESALGLGMACGPLLGAVLGDASWRYPFYGTAFLMAVGFLCITVFLKEQPKPARKISLLDPLKALGHGGLASAAASAFFYNYTFFTVLAFTPFVLDMSPYRSGAVFFAWGVLLAVFSVLVAPRLQARFGSLKVLGGSLALLAVDVLVLGYGDHTTAIVCTILSGAFIGVNNTVYTELALDVSDAPRPVASAGYNFVRWFAAAAAPYFAPKIEEWTDIHVPFVVAAVTAALGAVVVVVRRKALTHEAEELEPKHATQDGVSVFAG; translated from the coding sequence ATGGACACATTCGACGCGGGAGCGGGAAGCATCCTGCGGCAGCCGAAGGCGGTGTGGGCGACGGCCGGCGCGTCCGTCGTCGCCTTCATGGGCATCGGCCTCGTCGATCCGATCCTGCCGTCCATCGCCCAGGGGCTGGACGCCACGGCCGGCCAGGTCTCCCTGCTCTTCACCTCGTACTTCCTGATCACCGCCTTCGCGATGCTGGTCACCGGCTTCGTCTCCAGCCGTATCGGCGGCCGCCGGACGCTGCTGCTCGGCCTCGCCGTCGTCGTCGTCTTCGCGGGCCTCTCGGGCACCTCGGGCTCGGTCGGCGAACTCGTCGGCTTCCGCGCGGGCTGGGGCCTCGGCAACGCGCTGTTCGTCTCGACCGCCCTCGCGGTGATCGTCGGGGCGGCGGCCGGCGGCAGCGCGGCCGCCATCCTGCTCTACGAGTCGGCCCTGGGCCTCGGCATGGCCTGCGGCCCCCTGCTCGGCGCGGTGCTCGGCGACGCCAGCTGGCGCTACCCCTTCTACGGCACCGCGTTCCTGATGGCCGTCGGCTTCCTGTGCATCACGGTGTTCCTGAAGGAGCAGCCGAAGCCGGCCCGGAAGATCTCCCTCCTGGACCCGCTCAAGGCGCTCGGCCACGGCGGTCTCGCCTCCGCCGCGGCCTCGGCGTTCTTCTACAACTACACGTTCTTCACCGTGCTGGCCTTCACCCCGTTCGTGCTGGACATGAGCCCGTACAGGTCGGGGGCGGTGTTCTTCGCCTGGGGTGTGCTGCTCGCGGTCTTCTCGGTTCTCGTGGCACCGCGGCTACAGGCGCGGTTCGGCTCACTCAAGGTGCTCGGCGGCTCGCTGGCGCTGCTCGCCGTCGACGTGCTGGTCCTCGGTTACGGCGACCACACCACCGCGATCGTCTGCACCATCCTGTCGGGCGCGTTCATCGGCGTGAACAACACCGTCTACACCGAGTTGGCGCTCGACGTCTCGGACGCCCCGCGTCCGGTGGCCAGCGCCGGCTACAACTTCGTGCGGTGGTTCGCGGCGGCGGCCGCGCCCTACTTCGCCCCGAAGATCGAGGAGTGGACCGACATCCACGTCCCCTTCGTCGTCGCGGCGGTCACCGCGGCCCTCGGCGCGGTCGTGGTCGTCGTCCGACGCAAGGCGCTGACGCACGAAGCCGAGGAACTGGAGCCGAAGCACGCCACACAGGACGGCGTGTCGGTCTTCGCCGGCTGA
- a CDS encoding suppressor of fused domain protein: protein MAEVLPLVEARLRSALGEPDARAAVTFLGTDRLEVLRFHEGDLVRYATLGMSAQPMSDPTAVLADPVKGPRAELVLSVRPGAADTDKVLRPLAVLAASPQVEGAVVAPGSSLDVGEPLWPGAPFTSVLVAEPGGLVEDLGLDEPLDPVRFLPLLPMTPNEAAWKRVHGAQALQERWLTNGTDLRDPSRKSVPLD, encoded by the coding sequence ATGGCAGAAGTTCTTCCTCTGGTCGAGGCCCGTTTGCGCAGCGCGCTGGGCGAACCGGACGCCCGCGCGGCGGTCACCTTCCTCGGTACGGACCGCCTGGAGGTGCTGCGTTTCCACGAGGGCGACCTCGTCCGCTACGCCACGCTGGGCATGTCGGCGCAGCCGATGAGTGACCCGACGGCGGTGCTCGCCGACCCGGTGAAGGGTCCGCGCGCCGAGCTGGTGCTGTCCGTGCGGCCCGGCGCCGCCGACACCGACAAGGTGCTCAGGCCGCTCGCCGTGCTCGCCGCGTCCCCGCAGGTCGAGGGCGCGGTCGTGGCCCCCGGCAGCTCCCTCGACGTGGGCGAGCCCCTGTGGCCCGGGGCTCCGTTCACCTCGGTCCTGGTGGCCGAGCCGGGCGGTCTGGTCGAGGACCTCGGCCTCGACGAGCCTCTCGACCCGGTCCGCTTCCTGCCTCTGCTCCCCATGACCCCCAACGAGGCCGCCTGGAAGCGGGTGCACGGCGCCCAGGCCCTCCAGGAGCGCTGGCTGACGAACGGGACGGACCTCCGGGATCCGTCCCGGAAATCCGTCCCGCTCGACTGA
- a CDS encoding magnesium and cobalt transport protein CorA, producing MSMIRDLRAVVRPARPSLRKGGGRTDTGAYDTTRDPATPSAVVDCAVYRDGARVSYTQPPTPQQAMRRVRRDGGFVWIGLHEPTEAEFAGIASEFGLHPLAVEDAVQAHQRPKLERYDDSLFTVFKTIHYIEHDRLTANSEVVETGEVMCFTGKDFFITVRHGGQGSLRALRHRLQDDPELLAKGPSAVLHAIADHVVDGYIAVADAVQDDIDEVETEVFSPGRKGTPRGTDAGRIYQLKREVLEFKRAVSPLLRPMQLLSERPMRLVDPDIQKYFRDVADHLARVQEQVVGFDELLNSILQANLAQASVAQNEDMRKITSWAAIIAVPTMVCGVYGMNFDYMPELHWKFGYPVVMSAMVALCVGIHRTLKRNGWL from the coding sequence ATGTCGATGATCCGTGACCTCCGTGCCGTTGTCCGCCCCGCCCGCCCCTCCCTGCGCAAGGGGGGCGGGCGTACGGACACCGGCGCCTACGACACCACCCGCGACCCCGCCACGCCGTCGGCCGTCGTCGACTGCGCGGTCTACCGCGACGGGGCACGCGTCTCCTACACGCAGCCGCCGACCCCGCAGCAGGCCATGCGCCGGGTGCGGCGCGACGGAGGCTTCGTGTGGATCGGCCTGCACGAGCCGACCGAGGCCGAATTCGCCGGTATCGCCAGCGAGTTCGGACTGCACCCGCTGGCCGTGGAGGACGCCGTGCAGGCGCACCAGCGGCCCAAGCTGGAGCGCTACGACGACTCCCTCTTCACCGTCTTCAAGACCATTCACTACATCGAGCACGACCGGCTCACGGCCAACAGCGAGGTCGTCGAGACCGGTGAGGTCATGTGCTTCACCGGCAAGGACTTCTTCATCACCGTCCGGCACGGCGGCCAGGGCTCGCTGCGCGCGCTGCGCCACCGCCTCCAGGACGACCCCGAACTGCTCGCCAAGGGCCCCTCGGCGGTCCTGCACGCCATCGCCGACCATGTCGTCGACGGTTACATCGCGGTCGCGGACGCCGTGCAGGACGACATCGACGAGGTCGAGACGGAGGTGTTCTCGCCGGGCCGCAAGGGCACTCCGCGTGGCACGGATGCCGGCCGGATCTACCAACTCAAGCGTGAGGTACTGGAGTTCAAGCGCGCGGTGTCGCCGCTGCTGCGTCCGATGCAGCTGCTGAGCGAGCGGCCGATGCGGCTGGTCGACCCCGACATCCAGAAGTACTTCCGGGATGTCGCCGACCACCTCGCCCGGGTGCAGGAGCAGGTCGTCGGCTTCGACGAGCTCCTCAACTCGATCCTCCAGGCCAACCTGGCGCAGGCGTCCGTCGCGCAGAACGAGGACATGCGGAAGATCACGTCCTGGGCGGCCATCATCGCCGTGCCGACGATGGTGTGCGGGGTGTACGGCATGAACTTCGACTACATGCCGGAACTGCACTGGAAGTTCGGCTACCCGGTGGTCATGTCGGCCATGGTGGCGCTCTGTGTGGGCATCCACCGCACGCTGAAGCGCAACGGCTGGCTGTAA
- a CDS encoding magnesium transporter MgtE N-terminal domain-containing protein: MAAGAPRIFVSHLSGVPVFDPNGDQVGRVRELVVVLRVGRRPPRVLGLVVELSTRRRIFLPMTRVTGIESGQVITTGVLNVRRFEQRPTERLVFGELLDRRVTLVETGEEVSVLDVSVQQLPARRDWEIDRVFVRKGKKASAFRRAKGETLTVEWSAVTGFSLEEHGQGAESLLATFEQLRPADLANVLHHLSPKRRAEVAAALDDDRLADVLEELPEDDQIEILGKLKEERAADVLEAMDPDDAADLLSELPEPDQERLLSLMQPDDAADMRRLLSYEEHTAGGLMTTEPIILRPDSTVADALARVRNRDLSPALAAQVYVCRPPDETPTGKYLGTVHFQRLLRDPPYTLVSSMLDEDLQTLAPDAALPVVAGFFATYDMVAAPVVDEAGSLLGAVTVDDVLDHMLPEDWRETEFHLDEGETEGVGPHDS; encoded by the coding sequence ATGGCAGCGGGCGCTCCGCGGATCTTCGTGTCGCATCTCTCCGGCGTTCCGGTCTTCGACCCCAACGGAGACCAGGTGGGGCGGGTGCGCGAGCTGGTCGTCGTGCTGCGGGTGGGGCGGCGGCCGCCGAGGGTGCTCGGGCTGGTCGTCGAACTGTCCACGCGCCGCCGCATCTTCCTGCCCATGACCCGGGTGACCGGCATCGAGTCCGGCCAGGTCATCACCACCGGTGTGCTCAACGTCCGCCGCTTCGAACAACGGCCCACCGAGCGACTCGTCTTCGGGGAGCTGCTCGACCGGCGCGTCACGCTCGTCGAGACCGGCGAGGAGGTCAGCGTCCTCGACGTGTCGGTGCAGCAGCTGCCCGCCCGCCGCGACTGGGAGATCGACCGGGTCTTCGTGCGCAAGGGGAAGAAGGCGAGCGCCTTCCGGCGGGCGAAGGGCGAGACACTGACCGTGGAGTGGTCGGCGGTCACCGGATTCTCGCTGGAGGAGCACGGACAGGGGGCGGAGAGCCTCCTCGCCACCTTCGAGCAGCTGCGCCCCGCCGACCTCGCCAACGTTCTGCACCACCTGTCGCCGAAGCGGCGCGCCGAGGTCGCCGCCGCGCTCGACGACGACCGTCTCGCCGACGTCCTGGAGGAGCTCCCCGAGGACGACCAGATCGAGATCCTCGGCAAGCTGAAGGAGGAGCGCGCGGCGGACGTCCTGGAGGCCATGGACCCCGACGACGCGGCCGACCTGCTGTCCGAGCTGCCCGAGCCGGACCAGGAGCGGCTGCTGAGCCTGATGCAGCCCGACGACGCGGCGGACATGCGGCGCCTGTTGTCGTACGAGGAGCACACCGCGGGCGGGCTGATGACCACCGAGCCGATCATCCTGCGACCCGACTCCACCGTCGCCGACGCCCTCGCACGGGTGCGCAACCGCGACCTCTCCCCCGCCCTGGCCGCCCAGGTCTACGTGTGCCGCCCGCCCGACGAGACCCCGACCGGCAAGTACCTCGGTACGGTCCACTTCCAGCGGCTGCTGCGCGACCCCCCGTACACGCTGGTCAGCTCGATGCTGGACGAGGACCTCCAGACCCTGGCGCCGGACGCGGCGCTGCCGGTCGTCGCCGGGTTCTTCGCGACGTACGACATGGTCGCGGCGCCCGTCGTGGATGAGGCGGGCTCGCTGCTGGGCGCGGTGACCGTGGACGACGTCCTGGACCACATGCTGCCGGAGGACTGGCGGGAGACGGAGTTCCACCTCGACGAGGGCGAGACGGAGGGGGTGGGCCCGCATGACTCCTGA
- a CDS encoding DUF1003 domain-containing protein encodes MTPDRETGRTERTPAGATATSRPRARLDQPRPPRHRILPEWDPEAFGRLSERIARFLGTGRFIVWMTVVIIAWVLWNIFAPRDLRFDNYPFIFLTLMLSLQASYAAPLILLAQNRQDDRDRVNLEQDRKQNERSIADTEYLTREIAALRIGLGEVATRDWIRSELQDMVKELEERRDGHREHAVFPAERSRGRDVEDR; translated from the coding sequence ATGACTCCTGACCGCGAGACGGGGCGGACCGAGCGCACCCCGGCCGGCGCCACGGCGACGAGCCGCCCCCGGGCCCGTCTGGACCAGCCGCGGCCGCCCCGGCACCGGATCCTGCCCGAGTGGGACCCGGAGGCCTTCGGGCGGCTGTCGGAGCGCATCGCCCGCTTCCTGGGCACCGGGCGGTTCATCGTCTGGATGACGGTCGTCATCATCGCGTGGGTGCTGTGGAACATCTTCGCCCCGCGCGATCTGCGTTTCGACAACTATCCCTTCATCTTCCTGACCCTGATGCTGTCGTTGCAGGCCTCCTACGCGGCCCCGCTGATCCTGCTGGCGCAGAACCGGCAGGACGACCGCGACCGGGTCAACCTGGAGCAGGACCGCAAGCAGAACGAGCGGTCCATCGCCGACACCGAGTATCTGACCCGGGAGATCGCCGCCCTGCGGATCGGTCTGGGCGAGGTCGCCACCCGGGACTGGATCCGCTCAGAACTCCAGGACATGGTCAAGGAGCTGGAGGAGCGGCGGGACGGGCACCGCGAACACGCCGTATTCCCGGCAGAACGGTCGCGGGGACGTGACGTAGAAGACCGGTGA
- a CDS encoding Mrp/NBP35 family ATP-binding protein, with translation MASEDAVREALATVNDPEINRPITELGMVKSVEIGGDGAVAVTVYLTVSGCPMRETITQRVTDAVSRVDGVTRVDVTLDVMSDEQRKELANALRGGQTEREVPFAKPGSLTRVYAVASGKGGVGKSSVTVNLAAAMAADGLKVGVVDADIYGHSVPRMLGADGRPTQVENMIMPPSANGVKVISIGMFTPGNAPVVWRGPMLHRALQQFLADVYWGDLDVLLLDLPPGTGDIAISVAQLVPNAEILVVTTPQQAAAEVAERAGSIAVQTHQKIVGVVENMSGLPCPHCGEMVDVFGTGGGQSVADGLTRTTGATVPVLGSIPIDVRLREGGDEGKPVVLTDPESPAGSALRAIAGKLGGRQRGLSGLSLGITPRNKF, from the coding sequence ATGGCTAGCGAAGACGCGGTGCGCGAGGCACTGGCGACGGTGAACGACCCCGAGATCAACCGGCCCATCACCGAGCTCGGGATGGTGAAGTCGGTGGAGATCGGTGGCGACGGAGCGGTCGCGGTCACGGTGTACCTGACGGTCTCCGGCTGCCCGATGCGCGAGACGATCACCCAGCGGGTGACCGACGCGGTCTCCCGGGTGGACGGCGTCACCCGGGTCGACGTCACCCTCGACGTCATGAGCGACGAGCAGCGCAAGGAGCTGGCGAACGCCCTGCGCGGCGGCCAGACCGAGCGGGAGGTCCCGTTCGCCAAGCCGGGCTCGCTCACCCGGGTGTACGCGGTCGCGTCCGGCAAGGGCGGCGTCGGCAAGTCGTCGGTGACGGTGAACCTGGCGGCGGCGATGGCGGCCGACGGCCTGAAGGTGGGCGTGGTCGACGCCGACATCTACGGCCACAGCGTGCCGCGCATGCTGGGCGCGGACGGCCGTCCTACCCAGGTCGAGAACATGATCATGCCGCCGTCGGCGAACGGCGTGAAGGTCATCTCCATCGGCATGTTCACCCCGGGCAACGCCCCGGTCGTCTGGCGCGGCCCGATGCTCCACCGCGCGCTCCAGCAGTTCCTGGCGGACGTGTACTGGGGCGACCTGGACGTGCTGCTCCTCGACCTCCCGCCGGGCACCGGCGACATCGCGATCTCGGTGGCCCAGCTGGTCCCGAACGCCGAGATCCTGGTCGTGACGACCCCGCAGCAGGCGGCGGCCGAGGTCGCCGAGCGGGCGGGGTCCATCGCCGTGCAGACCCACCAGAAGATCGTCGGCGTGGTGGAGAACATGTCCGGCCTGCCCTGCCCGCACTGCGGGGAGATGGTCGACGTCTTCGGCACCGGCGGCGGACAGTCGGTCGCCGACGGGCTGACCCGCACGACCGGTGCCACCGTCCCGGTGCTCGGCTCCATCCCGATCGACGTCCGGCTGCGCGAGGGCGGCGACGAGGGCAAGCCGGTCGTCCTGACCGACCCCGAGTCCCCGGCGGGCTCCGCCCTGCGGGCCATCGCCGGCAAGCTGGGCGGCAGGCAGCGCGGCCTTTCGGGGCTGTCGCTGGGAATCACCCCGCGCAACAAGTTCTAG
- a CDS encoding sec-independent translocase, translated as MFNDIGPLEVVTIVVLAVLVFGPDKLPKVIQDVMRTVRKIREFSESAKADIRSELGPDFKDFEFEDLNPKAFIRKQLDNDELGLKEIRNGFDLKKEMAEVTDAVHSRDTETSASGSAVSSGDGRIDMTKKPEESGKDDRPPFDADAT; from the coding sequence GTGTTCAATGACATAGGACCGCTCGAGGTGGTGACGATCGTCGTCCTCGCTGTGCTCGTCTTCGGTCCCGACAAGCTCCCGAAGGTCATCCAGGACGTGATGCGCACCGTCCGGAAGATCCGTGAGTTCTCGGAGAGCGCCAAGGCGGACATCCGCAGCGAACTGGGGCCGGATTTCAAGGACTTCGAGTTCGAGGACCTCAACCCCAAGGCCTTCATCCGCAAGCAGCTGGACAACGACGAGCTGGGGCTGAAGGAGATCCGCAACGGCTTCGACCTGAAGAAGGAGATGGCCGAGGTCACCGACGCGGTCCACAGCCGCGACACGGAGACCTCCGCCTCGGGCTCGGCGGTGTCCTCCGGGGACGGTCGTATCGACATGACCAAGAAGCCCGAGGAGTCCGGCAAGGACGACCGTCCGCCCTTCGACGCGGACGCCACCTGA